One Ooceraea biroi isolate clonal line C1 chromosome 6, Obir_v5.4, whole genome shotgun sequence genomic window carries:
- the LOC105279576 gene encoding uncharacterized protein LOC105279576, with protein MRPVDVTPATAARLLSTVYKRVKIAASAKFRAGNTVHVRKHKTVFVKGYTPNWTTEVFKVAKVQRTNPATYLLEDYRGNPISGGFYEHEVLRAHHPDVYLVEKVLRRRKNEVYVKWLGMDASHNS; from the coding sequence ATGCGGCCGGTCGACGTCACGCCGGCCACAGCTGCTCGACTGCTGTCCACTGTTTACAAGCGCGTGAAGATCGCCGCGTCAGCGAAATTCCGCGCGGGTAATACGGTGCACGTGAGGAAGCATAAAACCGTCTTCGTGAAGGGCTATACACCGAATTGGACCACGGAGGTGTTTAAGGTAGCGAAGGTGCAACGGACCAATCCCGCGACGTACCTGTTGGAGGACTATCGCGGTAATCCGATCTCCGGCGGCTTTTACGAGCACGAGGTACTCAGAGCCCATCATCCGGACGTTTATCTCGTGGAAAAGGTGCTGCGGCGGAGGAAAAACGAGGTGTACGTCAAGTGGCTCGGAATGGACGCGTCGCACAATTCTTGA
- the LOC105282274 gene encoding histone-lysine N-methyltransferase SETMAR-like: MELSKQQIRPILLYEFKSGTNASQTHRNLCEVFGQDVIIVRSCQVWFEKFRNADFNLEDEPRSGRPSVIDKARLRNRVKETLDITTRELEAEFGVSHGTIINSLHQLGFVSKLNKWVPHALSERNKLDRISKCVTLLNRHRNEPFLDRLITCDEKWIFYDNVVRKRSWCESGSSAQRTPKRNIHGQKIMLSVWWDVRGIVYYELLPRNQTINTDLYCQQLERV; the protein is encoded by the coding sequence atggagCTTTCAAAACAGCAAATTAGGCCAATTTTGTTGTATGAGTTTAAAAGTGGCACGAATGCGTCTCAAACCCATCGAAATTTATGTGAAGTTTTTGGACAAGATGTGATTATCGTTAGGTCATGCCAAGTTTGgtttgaaaaatttcgaaatgctGATTTTAACCTGGAGGATGAGCCCAGGTCCGGAAGGCCTTCGGTCATCGACAAAGCGCGCTTGCGAAACAGAGTCAAAGAAACCCTGGATATTACCACTCGCGAGCTCGAGGCAGAATTCGGAGTATCTCACGGAACCATCATCAACAGCCTCCACCAACTTGGCTTTGTGTCAAAATTGAACAAGTGGGTACCGCATGCATTGAGCGAGAGGAATAAGCTTGATCGCATCTCCAAGTGCGTTACACTACTCAACCGACATCGCAACGAACCTTTTCTTGATCGATTAATTAcgtgcgacgaaaaatggatcttttATGATAATGTGGTACGAAAACGAAGTTGGTGTGAGTCCGGAAGTTCAGCTCAGAGGACTCCAAAGCGGAATATCCACGGGCAGAAGATCATGTTAAGTGTGTGGTGGGATGTGCGCGGAATTGTCTactatgagctcctaccaagAAATCAAACTATCAATACGGACCTCTACTGTCAGCAATTGGAAAGAGTTTAG